In a genomic window of bacterium HR17:
- the nqo4_1 gene encoding NADH-quinone oxidoreductase subunit 4, whose product MATVERTQATMTINMGPQHPSTHGVLRLLLTLEGETVLDVEPVIGYLHTGIEKEAEFKTYHKVITLNDRLDYVSGMTNNFAYSLAVEKLLGIEPPKRGQYLRVIVAELQRIASHLVWLGTTGLELGVLSAFFYCFREREKILDLFEMLCGARLTYSYIIPGGVRYDLPDGWIDRCRQFLREFPQAWQELDELISQNPIWLERTKGVGTIKPEDAIAWGVTGPCLRASGVAWDLRRTMPYSSYDDFDFDIVTETDGDTFARYWVRMREMLESVKIVQQAMENLPNGPVLADHPWATPPPKDRLDKDMEALIRHFLFYSRGYPVPPGEAYAAVESARGEVGFYIVSDGSEKPYRMHVRAPSFIHVHALPIAAEGHLIADLIAILASFDPVMGEVDR is encoded by the coding sequence ATGGCAACGGTGGAACGGACGCAAGCGACGATGACCATCAACATGGGTCCACAACATCCCAGCACGCACGGCGTCCTGCGGTTGCTGTTGACGCTGGAAGGCGAGACGGTGCTGGATGTGGAACCTGTCATTGGCTACTTACATACAGGCATTGAAAAGGAAGCGGAGTTCAAAACCTACCACAAGGTCATCACGCTCAACGACCGCTTGGACTATGTGTCAGGGATGACGAACAACTTCGCCTATTCGTTGGCGGTGGAAAAGTTGCTGGGGATTGAGCCGCCCAAGCGGGGGCAGTATTTGCGAGTCATCGTCGCCGAGCTGCAGCGCATCGCCAGCCACTTGGTGTGGTTAGGCACGACGGGGTTGGAGTTGGGTGTTCTTAGCGCGTTTTTCTACTGCTTTCGGGAGCGGGAGAAAATTTTGGACTTGTTTGAGATGCTGTGCGGGGCGCGGTTGACTTACTCCTATATCATCCCTGGCGGTGTCCGTTACGATCTACCCGACGGCTGGATAGACCGATGTCGCCAATTTTTACGGGAGTTCCCGCAAGCATGGCAAGAGTTGGACGAACTCATCAGCCAAAACCCGATTTGGTTGGAACGCACCAAAGGTGTCGGGACCATTAAGCCCGAAGATGCGATCGCGTGGGGCGTGACAGGACCGTGCTTGCGGGCATCGGGCGTGGCGTGGGACTTGCGCCGAACGATGCCCTATTCGTCCTACGACGACTTTGATTTTGACATCGTGACGGAAACGGACGGTGACACTTTCGCCCGCTACTGGGTGCGAATGCGCGAGATGTTGGAGAGCGTGAAAATTGTTCAGCAGGCTATGGAGAACTTGCCCAACGGTCCCGTCTTGGCAGACCATCCGTGGGCGACACCTCCGCCTAAAGACCGCTTGGACAAAGACATGGAAGCGCTCATCCGCCACTTTTTGTTTTACAGTCGCGGCTACCCCGTCCCGCCCGGAGAAGCCTACGCGGCAGTGGAAAGCGCGCGGGGAGAAGTCGGGTTTTACATCGTCAGCGACGGCAGCGAGAAACCTTATCGGATGCATGTGCGAGCGCCGTCGTTTATCCATGTCCACGCTTTGCCCATCGCCGCTGAAGGGCACCTCATCGCCGACTTGATCGCCATCCTTGCCAGTTTTGACCCTGTGATGGGTGAGGTGGACCGGTGA
- the nqo5 gene encoding NADH-quinone oxidoreductase chain 5, with amino-acid sequence MAEVHHRSLDRLTEIAERLREHLDADAVEDIKVHNGELTVTVRREALSDAMRYLRDQERFEMLVDATAVDYAPLRGEPRFEVIYHLLSLSQRVRLRVKVQVRSDDAWVPTVCPIYPSANPYEREIWDMFGVRIEGHPNLKRILTYDEFPGHPLRKDFPLFWQPGMSLGTTEERYEEW; translated from the coding sequence ATGGCAGAAGTGCATCACCGATCCCTTGACCGCTTGACAGAAATTGCCGAACGGTTGCGGGAGCACTTAGACGCCGACGCTGTGGAAGACATCAAGGTGCACAACGGAGAATTGACCGTCACGGTGCGCCGGGAGGCGCTTTCGGATGCAATGCGTTACCTGCGGGATCAAGAGCGGTTTGAGATGCTGGTGGATGCGACAGCAGTGGATTACGCCCCACTGCGGGGCGAACCGCGCTTTGAAGTCATTTACCATTTGCTGTCGCTGTCGCAACGGGTGCGGTTGCGGGTAAAGGTGCAGGTTCGTAGCGATGATGCGTGGGTGCCGACGGTTTGCCCCATCTACCCCAGCGCCAACCCCTACGAGCGGGAGATTTGGGACATGTTCGGCGTGCGCATTGAAGGGCATCCCAACCTAAAACGCATCCTGACTTACGACGAATTTCCGGGGCACCCCTTGCGCAAAGACTTTCCGCTCTTTTGGCAGCCAGGGATGTCGCTTGGGACAACCGAAGAGCGTTACGAGGAATGGTGA
- the nqo6 gene encoding NADH-quinone oxidoreductase subunit 6 gives MKVSVVKTTIDGRELVIAPPAQATGEMLEDEGVDEEMRQVIGRNVLLAKLEEFLRVNPVQALVNWARANSLWPATFGLACCAIEMMAMVASRNDVARFGAEVFRGSPRQADLMIVAGRCSWKMAPVLKRIYDQMPNPKWVIAMGTCASCGGVFQNYAIVQGVDMVVPVDVYIAGCPPRPEAVIDGILKLQEKIRRERVGEHRRREVP, from the coding sequence ATGAAGGTTAGCGTCGTCAAGACCACGATTGACGGACGGGAATTGGTCATCGCTCCCCCCGCCCAAGCAACTGGAGAAATGTTGGAAGATGAGGGCGTGGACGAAGAAATGCGCCAAGTGATCGGGCGCAATGTGTTGCTGGCGAAGTTGGAGGAATTTTTGCGGGTCAATCCCGTCCAAGCGTTGGTCAATTGGGCGCGGGCTAATTCATTGTGGCCGGCGACTTTCGGGTTGGCATGTTGCGCCATTGAGATGATGGCGATGGTCGCTTCCCGCAACGATGTGGCGCGGTTCGGAGCAGAGGTGTTTCGGGGTTCGCCGCGTCAGGCGGATTTAATGATCGTGGCAGGGCGCTGCTCGTGGAAGATGGCGCCCGTGCTCAAACGCATCTACGACCAAATGCCCAATCCCAAGTGGGTCATCGCAATGGGGACTTGCGCGTCATGCGGCGGCGTGTTTCAAAACTACGCCATCGTGCAAGGCGTGGACATGGTCGTGCCGGTGGATGTTTACATCGCGGGTTGCCCGCCACGCCCCGAAGCCGTCATTGACGGTATCCTGAAGTTGCAGGAGAAAATCCGTCGCGAGCGTGTCGGTGAACATCGCCGGCGTGAAGTCCCGTGA
- the nuoA gene encoding NADH-quinone oxidoreductase subunit A, with protein sequence MLAHYIPIGVAIVLAVLVAAGMLLLSHIIGLLEAKPKRSKVVAYECGNEPAGDARQRFPIKFYVIAMLFIVFDVEVVFFYPWAVVYRELGTAALTAMAVFLGILVVGYIYLLRTGAFEWEWWEQEQPEAPAPPVEQPTRIASAEPHQPAVPVGGEVR encoded by the coding sequence ATGTTGGCACACTACATCCCAATCGGTGTCGCTATTGTGCTGGCGGTGCTTGTTGCCGCAGGCATGTTGTTGTTATCGCACATCATCGGACTGTTGGAAGCCAAACCGAAACGGAGCAAAGTGGTCGCTTATGAGTGCGGCAACGAGCCCGCCGGTGACGCCCGGCAGCGTTTCCCCATCAAGTTCTATGTCATTGCCATGCTGTTTATCGTGTTTGATGTGGAGGTCGTCTTCTTCTACCCATGGGCGGTCGTTTACCGTGAGTTGGGGACGGCGGCGCTGACGGCGATGGCGGTGTTTTTGGGCATTCTGGTCGTCGGCTACATCTACCTATTGCGCACGGGTGCGTTTGAGTGGGAATGGTGGGAGCAGGAGCAACCGGAGGCGCCAGCCCCGCCTGTTGAACAGCCCACCCGAATCGCGTCCGCTGAGCCCCACCAACCTGCTGTCCCTGTAGGAGGCGAAGTGCGATGA
- the glxR gene encoding CRP-like cAMP-activated global transcriptional regulator: protein MSDRLLTLLRQYGVTVQPMRWNAGELIFARGDAARHLFIGASGCIRLYRLTSTGKEAVVRWCSVNDLFGEECLVTPYRINSAEAVTASTAWCIAKEDLEIATAKHPLIARQLLLAVSDALRVTELVATALSEEIPQRIRCAIEWLQQRGGLTRQAGFLVLPFTHAQLASLIGTSRECVTVHLKMLQDSGVLLTRRRSIAVRPEWLGAAPAAFKAVPEPLP, encoded by the coding sequence GTGTCGGACAGGCTATTGACATTGCTACGGCAGTATGGGGTAACGGTGCAGCCAATGCGATGGAACGCTGGCGAGTTGATTTTTGCGAGGGGTGACGCAGCGCGGCATTTGTTCATCGGAGCGAGCGGGTGCATTCGGCTCTATCGCCTCACAAGCACGGGCAAGGAAGCCGTCGTGCGGTGGTGCAGCGTTAACGACTTGTTTGGTGAAGAGTGTCTTGTTACGCCCTACCGCATCAACTCCGCAGAAGCCGTCACCGCGAGCACGGCATGGTGCATCGCAAAAGAGGATTTGGAGATCGCGACGGCTAAACACCCGCTAATAGCCCGCCAGTTGCTGCTTGCCGTAAGCGACGCGTTACGGGTCACTGAGTTGGTCGCTACAGCGTTATCGGAAGAGATTCCGCAACGCATTCGGTGCGCTATTGAATGGCTGCAGCAACGGGGCGGTTTGACCCGCCAAGCCGGTTTTCTCGTTTTACCCTTCACCCACGCCCAGTTGGCGTCCCTCATCGGCACCTCGCGAGAGTGCGTCACCGTTCACCTCAAGATGCTCCAAGACAGCGGCGTCCTTCTCACACGCCGCAGAAGCATCGCCGTGCGCCCTGAATGGCTCGGGGCAGCGCCGGCAGCGTTCAAAGCGGTCCCTGAGCCACTGCCTTGA
- the bsmA gene encoding Glycine/sarcosine N-methyltransferase: MTHWYREFFDDLYLRAYRRMEAPEQVQREVDFIVRALQLPKGTRVLDLCCGQGRHSLELARRGFQVVGVDLSEALLYAARQRAEQERLPVTFIRCDMRDIEFADEFDACINMFTSFGYLESEDEDAKVLQRVAVALKRGGKLLLDVINRDRLVRQFQAREWHAADEGWLVLEERTFDHLSGRVETLWVMVTRDGVRYERRFSVRAYTPAELRWMSERVGLRVTELLGDYDGHLYTWDSPRLIVVAVKE, from the coding sequence ATGACCCATTGGTATCGCGAGTTTTTTGATGACCTGTATCTGCGGGCGTATCGGCGGATGGAAGCGCCAGAACAAGTGCAGCGCGAGGTAGACTTCATCGTCCGTGCCTTGCAACTGCCGAAAGGGACGCGGGTGCTGGACTTGTGCTGCGGGCAAGGGCGGCACAGTTTGGAACTGGCACGCCGCGGCTTTCAAGTCGTCGGTGTGGACTTGTCCGAAGCCTTGCTTTACGCCGCCCGACAGCGAGCGGAGCAGGAAAGGTTACCGGTTACCTTCATTCGCTGCGACATGCGCGACATTGAATTTGCTGACGAGTTTGACGCCTGCATCAACATGTTCACTTCGTTCGGCTACTTAGAAAGCGAGGACGAGGACGCCAAAGTCCTCCAACGGGTCGCTGTAGCACTGAAGCGGGGCGGCAAACTGCTGCTGGATGTGATCAACCGCGACCGCTTGGTGCGTCAGTTTCAGGCGCGCGAGTGGCACGCCGCCGATGAAGGCTGGCTCGTTTTAGAAGAGCGCACTTTTGACCACCTCAGCGGGCGCGTGGAAACGCTGTGGGTTATGGTGACGCGCGACGGTGTGCGGTACGAGCGTCGCTTTTCGGTGCGAGCCTACACCCCCGCAGAGTTGCGCTGGATGTCGGAAAGGGTCGGTCTACGGGTAACGGAGTTGCTGGGCGATTACGATGGGCACCTTTACACCTGGGACAGCCCGCGTCTGATCGTCGTGGCGGTGAAAGAGTGA
- the clcD gene encoding Carboxymethylenebutenolidase, producing the protein MRQWCTCIGVAVLVMSGAMCAVAQQGIVVETVHYRSGDETVSGYLARPKGKGPFPALVVIHEWWGLVDWIKENARRFAEHGYVALAVDLYRGKTAATPDLAHELSRGLPEDRALRDLKAAVAYLRQQSFVNPQRIGVIGWCMGGGYALQLALNADVTACVVCYGRVVTDAEGLKPLKAAVLGIFGDRDRGIPVETVRAFEKALQKRGVVHTIHIYPGVGHAFMNPANQRGYNAEAAQKAWQEIFAFLDTHLKGKARGAAR; encoded by the coding sequence ATGCGTCAATGGTGCACTTGCATTGGCGTAGCGGTGCTGGTGATGAGCGGGGCGATGTGTGCCGTCGCGCAACAGGGCATCGTCGTTGAGACGGTGCATTACCGTAGCGGCGATGAAACGGTCTCGGGCTACTTGGCGCGCCCAAAGGGCAAAGGTCCATTTCCCGCTCTCGTCGTCATCCACGAATGGTGGGGGTTGGTGGATTGGATCAAAGAAAACGCCCGCCGGTTTGCTGAACACGGTTATGTGGCGTTGGCAGTGGATTTGTATCGCGGGAAAACCGCTGCGACGCCTGACTTGGCGCACGAGTTAAGTCGGGGGTTACCCGAAGACCGCGCTTTGCGGGATTTGAAAGCCGCCGTCGCTTACTTGCGCCAGCAATCCTTTGTCAACCCTCAGCGCATCGGAGTGATCGGTTGGTGCATGGGGGGCGGTTACGCGTTGCAATTGGCGCTCAACGCTGATGTCACAGCGTGTGTGGTCTGCTACGGGCGCGTCGTGACCGACGCTGAAGGGTTGAAACCGCTTAAGGCAGCGGTGTTGGGCATTTTCGGCGATCGGGATCGGGGCATCCCAGTGGAGACGGTGCGAGCGTTTGAAAAAGCGCTGCAAAAGCGGGGCGTTGTGCACACCATCCACATTTACCCAGGTGTCGGACATGCCTTCATGAACCCCGCCAACCAACGGGGCTACAACGCTGAGGCGGCACAGAAGGCATGGCAGGAGATTTTTGCCTTCTTGGACACCCATTTGAAAGGCAAAGCGCGCGGCGCCGCGAGGTGA